In Callospermophilus lateralis isolate mCalLat2 chromosome 18, mCalLat2.hap1, whole genome shotgun sequence, one DNA window encodes the following:
- the Emp3 gene encoding epithelial membrane protein 3 — translation MSLLLLVVSALHILILILLFVATLDKSWWTLPGKESLNLWYDCTWNNGTKTWACSNVSENGWLKAVQVLMVLSLILCCLSFILFMFQLYTMRRGGLFYATGLCQLCTSVAVFTGALIYAIHAEEILAKHPRGGSFGYCFALAWVAFPLALVSGIIYIHLRKRE, via the exons ATGTCGCTCCTCCTGCTGGTTGTCTCTGCCCTTCACATCCTCATTCTCATCCTACTTTTTGTGGCCACTTTGGACAAG TCTTGGTGGACTCTCCCGGGAAAGGAGTCCCTGAATCTCTGGTATGACTGCACGTGGAACAACGGCACCAAAACGTGGGCCTGCAGTAATGTTAGTGAGAATG GCTGGCTGAAGGCGGTGCAGGTGCTCATGGTGCTTTCCCTCATCCTCTGCTGCCTGTCCTTCATCCTGTTCATGTTCCAGCTCTACACCATGCGGAGAGGAGGGCTCTTCTATGCCACTGGCCTGTGTCAACTTTGTACCA GTGTGGCAGTGTTCACCGGGGCCCTGATCTATGCCATTCACGCGGAGGAGATCCTGGCAAAGCACCCGCGTGGAGGCAGCTTCGGCTACTGCTTCGCCCTGGCCTGGGTGGCCTTCCCCCTCGCCCTGGTCAGCGGCATCATCTACATTCACCTGCGAAAGCGGGAGTGA